From Aedes albopictus strain Foshan chromosome 1, AalbF5, whole genome shotgun sequence, one genomic window encodes:
- the LOC109431490 gene encoding zinc transporter ZIP1 produces MEVNSTAVENLLRIGRADDDHDHDEDENGDIVAAKATAMVVLFSVSMICGIVPFKLAKWFKWTDSASDAKASLVVSILLSFGGGALLCTTFQHLIPEINEAIHDLTEQGLMPELSFSLGEFLMCAGFFIIYLVEELVHLYLHRHERKMQEAKMNELEVAGGAIMRGTHARESIIMRKKNTENRNGSISTADLISNDLENQKRGISVASNNMSVAHSGHPHDHHVHHHIPPPEMDGKIVSSIRGLLIVLALSVHELFEGLAVGLEGSAATVWYMFGAVAAHKYVIAFCVGVELIVARTKFWLAVAYIFTYSVVSPLGMAIGILLSNGSNADDMQVVSVVLQGLASGTLLYVIFFEVLSKDRSGLWQYLAVFCGFFFMFGIKFLTGGHSHSHGVTGDDHDHDHDHDHDHH; encoded by the coding sequence ATGGAGGTCAACAGCACAGCAGTCGAGAACCTATTGAGGATTGGACGGGCCGACGACGATCATGACCATGATGAAGATGAAAACGGCGATATTGTGGCCGCCAAGGCGACTGCCATGGTTGTTTTGTTCTCGGTGAGCATGATTTGCGGAATTGTGCCGTTCAAATTGGCGAAATGGTTCAAATGGACGGACAGTGCCTCCGACGCAAAAGCCAGCCTCGTGGTCTCCATTCTGTTGTCGTTTGGAGGAGGAGCACTGCTGTGTACTACTTTCCAACATCTAATACCGGAGATCAACGAGGCCATCCACGACCTCACCGAGCAGGGACTAATGCCTGAGCTGAGCTTTAGTTTGGGAGAATTTTTAATGTGTGCTGGTTTCTTCATCATCTACTTGGTTGAAGAATTGGTGCACCTATATCTGCACAGGCATGAGCGCAAAATGCAGGAAGCCAAAATGAATGAGCTGGAAGTCGCCGGTGGCGCTATTATGCGAGGTACACATGCGAGGGAGAGCATTATTATGCGAAAGAAAAACACTGAAAACCGCAATGGAAGTATTTCCACCGCAGATCTAATCTCGAACGATTTGGAAAACCAGAAGCGGGGAATTTCTGTGGCTTCGAACAACATGTCCGTTGCCCATTCGGGGCATCCCCATGACCACCACGTGCATCACCACATCCCACCGCCTGAGATGGACGGAAAGATTGTCTCATCCATTCGTGGTCTGCTGATTGTATTGGCTCTGTCGGTGCACGAGCTGTTCGAGGGACTGGCAGTGGGCCTGGAAGGATCGGCCGCAACTGTCTGGTACATGTTCGGGGCAGTGGCAGCCCACAAGTATGTGATAGCCTTCTGCGTGGGAGTGGAACTGATTGTTGCCCGTACCAAGTTCTGGCTGGCGGTGGCCTACATCTTCACATACTCGGTAGTCAGTCCACTCGGCATGGCGATCGGAATCCTCCTCAGCAACGGTTCCAACGCGGACGACATGCAAGTCGTATCCGTCGTGCTGCAGGGTCTGGCCTCCGGAACGTTGCTGTACGTTATTTTCTTCGAAGTGCTCTCCAAGGACCGGTCGGGCCTGTGGCAGTATCTGGCTGTATTTTGCGGATTCTTCTTCATGTTCGGCATCAAGTTCCTGA